One Varibaculum prostatecancerukia genomic window, GCTAACCCGCTACGTAATTTGCCGGTTGAAAAAATCGACTATAAAGACACCCCGTTCTTGCGGAAGTTTATTTCCGACCGCGGAAAGATTCGTTCGCGCCGGGTTACCGGAGTTAGCGTACAGCAACAGCGCGCCATCGCTAAAGCAGTTAAGAATGCCCGCGAAATGGCGTTGCTTCCCTACACAAGTTCTGGTCGCTGATAGGAGGGTCTAGTCATGGCAACAGCCAAAATTATTTTGAACATGGATGTACCGGGACTGGGTTCTTCCGGTGACGTGGTAACCGTAGCTCGCGGCTATGCCCGCAACTATCTGGTACCGCGGAAAATGGCGCACCCTTGGACTAAGGGAGCCCAAAAGCAGATCGACGAAATGATTCGCGCACGGCGCCGCCGGGAAATCTCTAATGTAGAGGATGCTCGGGCCGTACGGGATGCTATCGAAGCCCACGATACCGTGGTGATTTCTAAGCGTGCGGGTCATTCCGGCCGCCTCTTTGGAGCAGTATCTGCCCAAGATGTGGCGGCAGCGGTTAAAGAACAGATCGGGCAAACCGTTGATCGGCGCAAGGTTATTATCGAAAAACCGATTAAAGCGGTTGGAAAATATCAGATTCAAATCAATTTGCATGAAGATATTAGCGCCAAACTGTTTGTAAATGTTGAGGGCGGCAAGTAGCAGTAAGCTACTTTCTTAGCAGCACTTA contains:
- the rpsR gene encoding 30S ribosomal protein S18, encoding MAKKVLRAKPIKKKANPLRNLPVEKIDYKDTPFLRKFISDRGKIRSRRVTGVSVQQQRAIAKAVKNAREMALLPYTSSGR
- the rplI gene encoding 50S ribosomal protein L9, producing MATAKIILNMDVPGLGSSGDVVTVARGYARNYLVPRKMAHPWTKGAQKQIDEMIRARRRREISNVEDARAVRDAIEAHDTVVISKRAGHSGRLFGAVSAQDVAAAVKEQIGQTVDRRKVIIEKPIKAVGKYQIQINLHEDISAKLFVNVEGGK